Proteins from a genomic interval of Microbacterium esteraromaticum:
- the folE gene encoding GTP cyclohydrolase I, whose translation MTVDKPRIERLTRELLEAIGEDPDRPGLKQTPGRMAELYAEFFAGVSEDPAAHLERTISISRGPAPDTLPSGAVLLRDIRFRSVCEHHLLPFAGVAHLAYLPGEQVVGLGALVKVVETLATRPQVQERLGEQIADTIDEHLDTRGVLVVLDASHGCVTMRGGRQPVASTVTIAARGTYTEPIARAELIALIGSGGAHGVSS comes from the coding sequence GTGACCGTCGACAAGCCCCGCATCGAGCGACTCACCCGCGAACTGCTCGAAGCGATCGGTGAGGACCCCGACCGGCCAGGACTCAAGCAGACCCCCGGACGCATGGCCGAGCTGTACGCCGAGTTCTTCGCCGGCGTCAGCGAAGACCCCGCCGCGCACCTCGAACGCACCATCAGCATCTCGCGGGGCCCGGCGCCCGACACGCTGCCGTCGGGTGCCGTGCTGCTGCGCGACATCCGCTTCCGCTCGGTGTGTGAGCACCACCTGCTGCCGTTCGCGGGTGTGGCGCACCTCGCCTACCTGCCCGGTGAGCAGGTCGTCGGCCTGGGCGCGCTGGTCAAGGTGGTCGAGACCCTCGCGACCCGCCCGCAGGTGCAGGAGCGCCTGGGCGAGCAGATCGCGGATACCATCGACGAGCACCTCGACACCCGTGGCGTGCTCGTCGTGCTCGACGCCTCACACGGGTGCGTGACCATGCGCGGGGGACGCCAGCCCGTGGCATCCACCGTCACGATCGCCGCACGCGGCACCTACACCGAGCCGATCGCCCGGGCAGAGCTGATCGCCCTGATCGGGTCGGGCGGCGCCCACGGGGTGTCGTCGTGA
- the folP gene encoding dihydropteroate synthase — protein MTIIWGILNTTPDSFSDGGRYVDLDAAVTHALRLREQGAAVIDVGGESTRPGAERVPVAVEQARVLPVIEALTDAGVPTSIDTLNADTAVAAVRAGARIVNDVSGGLADERMLSAIADLDADVALGHWRGPSADMYARAQYSRVAREVASELHERVTAAAAAGIAPSRVIVDPGVGFAKSGPQNWELLRDLDEIAALGHRVLIGTSRKRFLGEVLGVDADEQRRDLATAVTSALAARAGAWAVRVHDVAATRDALGVARAWEGDTHDRR, from the coding sequence GTGACCATCATCTGGGGCATCCTCAACACCACCCCCGACTCGTTCAGCGACGGCGGACGCTACGTCGACCTCGACGCCGCCGTCACCCATGCTCTCCGTCTGCGCGAGCAGGGCGCGGCAGTGATCGACGTCGGCGGCGAATCGACCAGGCCCGGCGCCGAACGCGTGCCGGTCGCCGTCGAGCAGGCGCGCGTGCTGCCGGTCATCGAGGCGCTCACCGACGCCGGCGTGCCGACCTCGATCGACACGCTCAACGCCGACACCGCCGTCGCCGCCGTGCGCGCGGGCGCGCGCATCGTCAACGACGTCTCCGGCGGCCTCGCCGACGAGCGGATGCTGTCGGCCATCGCCGACCTCGATGCCGACGTCGCCCTCGGCCACTGGCGCGGGCCGTCGGCCGACATGTACGCACGGGCCCAGTACAGCCGGGTGGCCCGCGAGGTGGCATCCGAACTGCACGAGCGCGTCACCGCCGCCGCAGCGGCGGGCATCGCGCCATCCCGAGTGATCGTCGATCCGGGCGTCGGCTTCGCGAAGTCGGGCCCGCAGAACTGGGAGCTGCTGCGCGATCTCGACGAGATCGCCGCACTCGGACACCGGGTGCTGATCGGCACCTCGCGCAAGCGATTCCTCGGTGAGGTGCTCGGCGTGGATGCCGATGAGCAGCGCCGAGACCTCGCGACCGCGGTGACCAGCGCGCTGGCTGCCCGCGCCGGGGCCTGGGCCGTGCGCGTGCACGACGTCGCCGCGACCCGCGATGCGCTCGGCGTCGCCCGCGCCTGGGAGGGAGACACGCATGACCGCCGATGA
- the folB gene encoding dihydroneopterin aldolase, giving the protein MTADEITLTGLTVFGRHGVFEHERRDGQDFTIDLTLRVPLAGAAASDDVTDTVHYGELADRVAAIVAGEPVNLIETLAQRIADAALEDARVEHVTVTVHKPHAPIAQTFTDVSVTVRRGRA; this is encoded by the coding sequence ATGACCGCCGATGAGATCACGCTCACCGGACTGACCGTGTTCGGTCGGCACGGGGTGTTCGAGCACGAACGGCGCGATGGTCAGGACTTCACGATCGACCTGACCCTGCGGGTGCCGTTGGCCGGCGCCGCGGCATCCGACGACGTCACCGACACCGTGCACTACGGCGAACTCGCCGATCGGGTCGCCGCGATCGTCGCCGGCGAACCCGTCAACCTCATCGAGACGCTCGCGCAGCGCATCGCTGACGCCGCCCTCGAAGACGCGCGCGTCGAGCATGTCACCGTCACCGTGCACAAGCCGCATGCCCCGATCGCCCAGACATTCACCGACGTCTCGGTGACCGTGCGCCGGGGGAGGGCCTGA
- the folK gene encoding 2-amino-4-hydroxy-6-hydroxymethyldihydropteridine diphosphokinase: MDRRLTHLEGMPDPRPGREPEVAVIALGSNEGDRGEMLRSAAERLRRLPLVDALRMSEPIETVAIRPDGPDPDAPPYLNAAALMTTRLAPSVLLGMLHAVEEEQGRVRRQRWGDRTLDLDLIAYGDFVSTAAHLMVPHPRAAERLFVLEPWLSLDPEAVLPGAGRVDELVRRLKDGGQ; encoded by the coding sequence ATGGATCGTCGCCTCACCCACCTGGAGGGGATGCCCGATCCGCGACCGGGCAGGGAGCCCGAGGTCGCGGTCATCGCCCTCGGCTCGAACGAGGGAGACCGCGGCGAGATGCTGCGCAGCGCCGCCGAGCGTCTGCGGCGCCTGCCCCTGGTCGACGCGTTGCGCATGTCGGAGCCGATCGAGACCGTCGCCATCCGCCCCGACGGCCCCGACCCCGACGCGCCCCCGTACTTGAACGCTGCGGCGCTGATGACGACGAGACTCGCGCCATCCGTGCTGCTGGGCATGCTGCACGCCGTTGAAGAGGAACAGGGTCGCGTGCGCAGGCAGCGCTGGGGCGATCGCACCCTTGACCTCGATCTGATCGCCTACGGCGACTTCGTCAGCACCGCCGCGCACCTGATGGTGCCGCATCCGCGTGCCGCCGAGCGGCTCTTCGTGCTCGAACCCTGGCTCAGCCTCGACCCCGAGGCCGTGCTGCCCGGGGCCGGTCGGGTCGACGAACTGGTCAGGCGCCTCAAGGACGGCGGCCAGTGA
- a CDS encoding DUF3180 domain-containing protein: MKRTSGAVLAVLALLGAGAGFGFDHLLTITGRATFTPSPFLPVLLVLIAAAVLALAWPVRRSTRGGTRIDPFRAVRAATLARASSLLGALLAGFGTGLLTFLLTRPIPAPVGSVVAMIALVVGALVLVGVALVAEQFCTLPKDPDDREPDAHTE; the protein is encoded by the coding sequence GTGAAGCGCACGTCTGGCGCAGTCCTGGCGGTGCTCGCCCTGCTCGGCGCGGGCGCCGGTTTCGGCTTCGACCACCTGCTGACGATCACCGGCCGTGCCACGTTCACGCCCTCGCCGTTCCTGCCGGTGCTGTTGGTGCTGATCGCTGCAGCCGTGCTGGCCCTGGCCTGGCCCGTGCGCCGCAGCACCCGCGGGGGCACGCGTATCGATCCGTTCCGTGCCGTGCGCGCGGCCACGCTGGCGCGGGCGTCGAGCCTGCTCGGCGCACTTCTGGCCGGATTCGGCACCGGCCTGCTGACGTTCCTGCTCACCCGACCGATCCCCGCGCCGGTAGGGTCGGTGGTGGCGATGATCGCCCTCGTCGTCGGCGCGCTGGTGCTGGTCGGGGTCGCGCTCGTCGCGGAACAGTTCTGCACGCTGCCGAAGGACCCTGATGACCGAGAGCCAGACGCCCACACCGAGTGA
- a CDS encoding PH domain-containing protein: protein MTESQTPTPSDPNPFGAPPVPPAAPTVPPAPAAPEVSAPASAPAAPAPPAAPAAPAAPAVPAGLDDGTYPELRTPRSASALALDGTWHQISPRYVVSQLLQNALLVVGVAAAALVLVLVFHQTWAWIPAGIVILITLITMVILPRQAKAVGYMLRADDIVFRRGIIWQRMVAVPYGRLQLVDITHGPLDRAFGVSQLKMVTAAATTGVQIPGLTQAAAETLRDTLIEVAETRRTGL, encoded by the coding sequence ATGACCGAGAGCCAGACGCCCACACCGAGTGACCCGAACCCGTTCGGCGCACCACCGGTTCCGCCGGCTGCGCCCACGGTGCCGCCCGCGCCCGCGGCACCAGAGGTCTCGGCACCGGCATCCGCCCCCGCCGCACCTGCACCCCCTGCCGCCCCCGCCGCGCCGGCCGCACCTGCCGTGCCGGCCGGTCTCGACGACGGCACCTACCCCGAGCTGCGCACGCCGCGCAGTGCGTCGGCGCTCGCGCTGGACGGCACCTGGCACCAGATCTCGCCGCGTTACGTCGTCTCGCAGCTGCTGCAGAACGCGCTGCTCGTGGTGGGCGTCGCAGCCGCCGCGCTCGTGCTGGTGCTCGTATTCCATCAGACCTGGGCGTGGATCCCCGCCGGCATCGTGATCCTCATCACGCTGATCACCATGGTCATCCTGCCGCGTCAGGCCAAGGCCGTTGGTTACATGCTGCGCGCCGATGACATCGTCTTCCGTCGGGGCATCATCTGGCAGCGCATGGTCGCCGTGCCTTACGGTCGCCTGCAGTTGGTCGACATCACGCACGGCCCGCTCGACCGCGCCTTCGGCGTCTCGCAGCTGAAGATGGTGACGGCCGCGGCCACCACCGGCGTGCAGATCCCGGGACTCACCCAGGCCGCTGCCGAGACGCTGCGCGACACGCTGATCGAGGTCGCCGAGACGAGGCGGACCGGCCTGTGA
- a CDS encoding PH domain-containing protein translates to MSTPSAPGPEASPAPATVLPEGGDSSLADGAWHRMHPLTPLFKGGLVLIVVAGIIISNMRDRIINFFVQRFAPDEVDYTDYPGDPVDWVLANNLVLLALLIVAGVVVVFIIAFWVVWRFHQFRITGSHVEVRKGMLFRSQRRAPLDRVQGVNLTRPFPARLIGLAKVEVVGAGADSNVDLEYLATAKAESVRADILRLASGARSARLAAAGGPAAPAPAGHGGVREQLVGSMNAGVAGMIEGVDLADVAPESVVKIPTGRLVGSQLISAALWVLFFGGIFVVTLAAAYFGMTADGETGVEIVIAMVGIALGMGIPLVIAVVGITWAQISRSLRYSIAPTSNGIRLTFGLLTTITETLPPGRIFAVSVSQSLLWRPFGWWTVRINRMTGKSASQAQSSSAQQFNVVLPVGKRADVERVLELIFPDITAEQLAHLWEHGVIGTASDDAFRTVPRRAAWRHPFSWKRHGWAVVPGALLLRKGWMWRQLAIFPLARMQGISVAQGPISRAQNVASMQAHTVTGPVSATLSALERDDAQALIDEVARAAVDAVTSDHSHRWGEQNTAGSASQQPVTLPPPVAPYPPVTSPAPEQN, encoded by the coding sequence GTGAGCACTCCCTCCGCTCCCGGCCCCGAGGCATCGCCGGCACCTGCCACCGTGCTTCCAGAGGGCGGCGACTCCAGCCTCGCCGACGGTGCCTGGCATCGCATGCATCCGCTGACGCCCCTGTTCAAGGGCGGGCTGGTGCTGATCGTCGTCGCCGGCATCATCATCTCGAACATGCGCGACCGCATCATCAACTTCTTCGTGCAGCGGTTCGCGCCCGACGAAGTGGACTACACCGACTACCCGGGCGACCCCGTCGACTGGGTGCTGGCGAACAACCTCGTGCTGCTCGCGCTACTGATCGTCGCTGGGGTCGTGGTGGTCTTCATCATCGCCTTCTGGGTCGTGTGGCGCTTTCACCAGTTCCGCATCACCGGCTCGCACGTCGAGGTGCGCAAGGGCATGCTGTTCCGTTCGCAGCGCCGCGCGCCGCTTGACCGCGTGCAGGGCGTCAACCTCACCCGCCCGTTCCCCGCGCGCCTGATCGGACTCGCCAAGGTCGAGGTTGTCGGCGCCGGCGCCGACTCGAACGTCGACCTGGAATACCTCGCGACGGCCAAGGCCGAATCCGTGCGGGCCGATATTCTGCGTCTCGCCTCGGGCGCGCGCTCGGCACGCCTGGCGGCCGCCGGAGGCCCGGCGGCGCCCGCGCCGGCGGGTCACGGCGGCGTACGCGAACAGCTCGTGGGGTCGATGAACGCCGGCGTCGCCGGCATGATCGAGGGCGTCGACCTGGCCGATGTCGCGCCCGAGAGCGTCGTGAAGATCCCCACCGGACGACTGGTCGGATCCCAACTGATCTCGGCCGCACTGTGGGTGCTCTTCTTCGGCGGGATCTTCGTTGTCACACTCGCCGCGGCCTACTTCGGCATGACCGCCGATGGTGAGACTGGAGTCGAGATCGTCATCGCTATGGTCGGCATCGCCCTCGGTATGGGCATCCCGCTGGTCATCGCCGTGGTCGGTATCACCTGGGCGCAGATCTCGCGCTCGCTGCGCTATTCGATCGCGCCGACCAGTAATGGCATCCGCCTGACCTTCGGTCTGCTCACGACGATCACCGAGACCCTGCCACCGGGGCGCATCTTCGCCGTCTCGGTATCGCAGTCACTGTTGTGGCGTCCGTTCGGCTGGTGGACCGTGCGCATCAACCGCATGACCGGCAAATCGGCGTCGCAGGCGCAGTCGAGCAGTGCCCAACAGTTCAACGTGGTGTTGCCGGTCGGCAAGCGCGCCGACGTCGAGCGGGTGCTCGAACTGATCTTCCCCGACATCACTGCTGAGCAACTCGCGCACCTGTGGGAGCACGGGGTCATCGGCACAGCATCCGACGATGCGTTTCGCACCGTTCCGCGACGTGCCGCCTGGCGGCACCCGTTCAGCTGGAAGCGTCACGGCTGGGCCGTCGTTCCCGGCGCGCTGCTGCTGCGCAAGGGCTGGATGTGGCGCCAGCTGGCGATCTTCCCCCTCGCCCGCATGCAGGGCATCTCGGTGGCGCAGGGACCGATCTCGCGCGCGCAGAACGTGGCCTCGATGCAGGCCCACACGGTGACCGGCCCCGTCTCGGCGACGCTGTCGGCCTTGGAACGCGACGACGCGCAGGCGCTGATCGACGAGGTCGCCCGCGCGGCGGTGGATGCTGTCACCAGCGACCACAGCCACCGCTGGGGCGAGCAGAATACGGCGGGGAGCGCATCGCAGCAGCCGGTCACACTGCCACCGCCGGTCGCGCCCTACCCGCCGGTGACGTCGCCGGCACCGGAGCAGAACTGA
- a CDS encoding DUF2520 domain-containing protein: MAAPGRLGVGIIGAGRVGPVIGAALAGVGHAITGITSGSDDDRAAAVLPGVAVLDAVEIVRRSELVVIAVPHAELPGLVQGIADVGGWQVGQLVLHTDPAHGTDVLGPAAERGAIPLAVHPAITFNGTSVDLRQLQASFAGVTAPAAVLPIAQALAVEMGCEPVIIAEHDRAAYAEAIATASEFSRSIVQQATGLLRGIGVDNPGGYLSALVSSAVERALRDESDPLGTPPEL, encoded by the coding sequence ATGGCGGCACCGGGACGCCTCGGCGTCGGCATCATCGGCGCGGGCCGTGTCGGGCCCGTCATCGGGGCCGCGCTCGCGGGGGTCGGCCACGCGATCACCGGCATCACCAGCGGATCGGATGACGACCGTGCCGCCGCGGTGCTGCCCGGCGTCGCGGTGCTCGACGCGGTCGAGATCGTGCGCCGCAGCGAGCTCGTTGTGATCGCCGTGCCGCACGCCGAACTGCCGGGGCTCGTGCAGGGCATCGCCGACGTCGGAGGTTGGCAGGTCGGTCAGCTCGTGCTGCACACCGACCCCGCCCACGGCACCGATGTGCTCGGCCCCGCTGCCGAGCGCGGCGCGATCCCGCTGGCCGTGCACCCCGCCATCACTTTCAACGGCACGTCGGTCGACCTGCGTCAGCTGCAGGCATCCTTCGCGGGTGTCACTGCACCCGCTGCCGTTCTGCCGATCGCGCAGGCGCTCGCCGTCGAGATGGGGTGCGAACCGGTGATCATCGCCGAACACGATCGCGCCGCCTACGCCGAAGCGATCGCGACAGCATCCGAGTTCTCGCGCTCGATCGTGCAGCAGGCGACGGGCCTGCTGCGCGGTATCGGCGTAGACAATCCCGGGGGTTACCTGTCGGCGCTGGTGTCGTCGGCGGTCGAGCGCGCGCTGCGCGATGAGTCCGACCCGCTGGGCACGCCGCCCGAGCTCTGA
- a CDS encoding DUF2207 domain-containing protein: MRRLTALIAVVLGLLTVALLPSSAVADVDDFSYSSWDVRFDVSLDDEGRAVAHVTETLVAAFPDFDQNRGIVRGYPQRYEGASVSLDIVSVTDAAGQDVPYETEVDSDSEVLYVLTGTDDYVRGAQTYVIEYTMRDVMVTGEESGNDEFHWDMLALTSTQAVNRFHAEIAFSPDLAAQLTGDTACYEGFEHDRARCTLSGPVAQDGAQVFSVSSGARAAGDGVTVAIGFAPGTVAQPASRQPSPLADHGTATVGGLSALAAAGAWVSVARLARRRRTATGIIIAQFDVPADLPPLTAAALLPGSQNPVPAQLVHLAVHGAIRLEGEADDDRPAVRLIDRDLAPTALDRTAIDAVFEGERAPGALRFIPRKSTEFAKRMTKLTKKGTAQAATRDLTTKERSRAAVVFGWISVGLFAAALGLFIWSATLDRELLILGILAMIVTSAVALVSAFVAFSKHTVLTPAGAEMYEYLLGVKEFIRVAETDRLRMLQSYRGAERRSDGSVDVVHLYEKLLPYAMLLGEEKTWGKVLDTAYENDDRSPGWIGLSTGMSINSRLSDYSSSVHSASTYTPSSSSAGGSTGGGYSGSGGGGGFSGGR, encoded by the coding sequence ATGCGTCGTCTCACCGCCCTGATCGCCGTCGTGCTCGGACTGCTGACCGTGGCGCTGCTGCCCTCTTCCGCCGTCGCGGACGTCGACGACTTCTCGTACTCGTCGTGGGATGTGCGATTCGACGTGTCTCTCGACGACGAGGGTCGCGCGGTCGCCCACGTCACCGAGACTCTGGTGGCGGCGTTCCCCGATTTCGATCAGAACAGGGGGATCGTGCGCGGGTATCCGCAGCGGTACGAGGGCGCGAGCGTGAGCCTCGACATCGTCTCGGTGACGGATGCCGCGGGCCAAGACGTGCCGTACGAGACCGAGGTCGATTCCGACAGCGAAGTGCTGTACGTGCTCACCGGAACGGACGACTACGTCCGCGGCGCGCAAACCTACGTCATCGAGTACACGATGCGCGACGTCATGGTCACCGGTGAGGAGTCCGGCAACGACGAGTTCCACTGGGACATGCTGGCGCTCACGAGCACCCAGGCCGTCAACCGCTTCCACGCGGAGATCGCCTTCTCGCCCGACCTCGCAGCACAGCTCACCGGCGACACGGCCTGCTACGAGGGCTTCGAGCACGACAGGGCACGCTGCACGCTGTCGGGCCCTGTCGCGCAGGACGGCGCCCAGGTGTTCTCGGTGTCATCGGGCGCCCGTGCCGCCGGCGATGGCGTGACCGTCGCGATCGGCTTCGCCCCTGGCACGGTGGCCCAGCCCGCTTCGCGCCAACCGAGCCCGCTCGCCGACCACGGCACCGCCACTGTCGGCGGCCTCTCGGCTCTGGCAGCCGCGGGCGCATGGGTGTCGGTGGCCCGGCTCGCACGACGGCGGCGCACAGCGACGGGAATCATCATCGCCCAGTTCGATGTTCCAGCGGACCTGCCGCCGCTCACGGCCGCAGCGCTGCTGCCGGGATCACAGAACCCCGTTCCGGCACAGCTGGTGCACCTCGCAGTGCACGGCGCCATCCGCCTCGAGGGCGAAGCGGACGACGACCGCCCCGCGGTTCGACTGATCGACCGCGACCTGGCTCCGACGGCGCTTGATCGGACGGCAATCGACGCAGTGTTCGAGGGCGAGCGCGCACCGGGAGCGTTGCGCTTCATCCCGCGCAAGAGCACGGAGTTCGCCAAGCGCATGACGAAACTCACGAAGAAGGGCACCGCCCAGGCGGCCACGCGCGACTTGACGACCAAGGAACGCAGCCGCGCCGCCGTCGTGTTCGGGTGGATCTCGGTGGGACTCTTCGCCGCGGCGCTCGGCCTGTTCATCTGGTCGGCGACGCTCGACCGCGAACTGCTGATCCTGGGAATTCTCGCGATGATCGTCACGTCGGCGGTCGCGTTGGTCTCGGCGTTCGTGGCGTTCTCGAAGCACACGGTGCTCACCCCGGCAGGAGCCGAGATGTACGAGTACCTGCTCGGCGTGAAGGAATTCATCCGCGTCGCCGAGACCGATCGGCTGCGCATGCTGCAGTCGTATCGGGGCGCAGAGCGTCGCAGCGACGGCAGCGTCGACGTCGTGCATCTGTACGAGAAGCTGTTGCCGTACGCGATGCTGCTCGGCGAGGAGAAGACCTGGGGCAAGGTGCTCGACACCGCGTACGAGAACGATGATCGCAGCCCGGGTTGGATCGGCCTCTCGACAGGCATGTCGATCAACTCGCGACTGTCGGACTACTCGTCTTCGGTTCACTCGGCGTCGACCTACACGCCTTCGTCGAGCTCGGCAGGCGGCTCGACCGGAGGCGGGTACTCGGGCAGCGGCGGTGGCGGCGGGTTCTCGGGCGGGCGCTGA
- the lysS gene encoding lysine--tRNA ligase, which yields MTDAPAPTPAPALEDDVFEQKAVRLAKREKLIENRADAGGGAFPVGVPVTHGIPALRAEYGDLEPDTQTGLMVGVAGRVVFSRNTGKLCFATLQAGDGSRIQAMVSLANVGDESLAAWKELVDLGDHVFVHGEVISSRRGELSIMVDQWQIASKAILPLPNVYGELNEETRVRSRFLDLIVRDRARSTVRARAAVNASLRATFTGHDYLEVETPMLQVQHGGASARPFITHSNAFDTELFLRIAPELYLKRAVVGGIERVYEINRNFRNEGADSTHSPEFAMLEAYQAYGDYNQMAALTQELVQNAAIAVAGSTTVTWADGTEYDLGGEWDRVSMYDSLSEASGRTVTPQDSVEDLIAFAEANGVDIPPHPTHGKLVEELWEHFVKVDLVRPTFVMDFPVDTSPLVREHRSIAGVVEKWDLYIRGFELATGYSELVDPVIQRERFVEQAKLAARGDVEAMPVDEEFLRALEHGMPPSGGMGMGIDRLLMAITGLGIRETILFPLVK from the coding sequence ATGACTGACGCGCCCGCGCCGACCCCCGCACCCGCTCTCGAAGACGACGTCTTCGAACAGAAGGCGGTGCGGCTGGCCAAGCGCGAGAAGCTGATCGAGAACCGTGCGGATGCCGGTGGCGGGGCGTTCCCGGTGGGTGTGCCCGTCACGCACGGCATCCCGGCGCTGCGCGCCGAGTACGGTGATCTCGAGCCCGACACGCAGACCGGTCTGATGGTCGGCGTCGCGGGGCGCGTGGTGTTCAGCCGCAACACCGGCAAGCTCTGCTTCGCCACGCTGCAGGCCGGTGACGGCTCACGCATCCAGGCGATGGTGTCGCTGGCGAACGTCGGCGACGAGTCGCTGGCGGCGTGGAAGGAGCTCGTCGACCTCGGTGACCACGTCTTCGTGCACGGCGAGGTGATCTCGAGCCGTCGCGGCGAGCTGTCGATCATGGTCGACCAGTGGCAGATCGCGTCGAAGGCGATCCTGCCGCTGCCGAACGTGTATGGCGAGCTGAACGAGGAGACGCGTGTGCGCAGCCGCTTCCTCGACCTGATCGTGCGCGACCGTGCTCGCAGCACCGTCCGCGCTCGTGCGGCCGTGAACGCCAGCCTGCGCGCGACGTTCACCGGGCACGACTACCTCGAGGTCGAGACGCCCATGCTGCAGGTGCAGCACGGTGGGGCATCCGCTCGTCCGTTCATCACGCACTCGAACGCGTTCGACACCGAGCTGTTCCTGCGCATCGCGCCCGAGCTGTACCTCAAGCGCGCCGTCGTCGGTGGCATCGAGCGGGTGTACGAGATCAACCGCAACTTCCGCAACGAGGGTGCCGACTCGACCCACAGCCCTGAGTTCGCGATGCTCGAGGCCTACCAGGCCTACGGCGACTACAACCAGATGGCAGCCCTCACACAGGAGCTCGTGCAGAACGCCGCGATCGCCGTGGCCGGTTCGACCACGGTCACCTGGGCCGACGGCACCGAGTACGACCTCGGCGGCGAATGGGACCGCGTGTCGATGTACGACTCGCTCTCCGAGGCGTCGGGCCGCACCGTCACCCCGCAGGACTCGGTCGAGGACCTCATCGCCTTCGCCGAGGCCAACGGCGTCGACATCCCGCCGCACCCCACGCACGGCAAGCTCGTCGAAGAGCTGTGGGAGCACTTCGTGAAGGTCGACCTGGTGCGTCCGACCTTCGTGATGGACTTCCCGGTCGACACGTCGCCGCTGGTGCGCGAGCACCGCTCGATCGCCGGCGTCGTCGAGAAATGGGACCTCTACATCCGCGGCTTCGAGCTGGCCACCGGCTACTCCGAGCTGGTCGACCCTGTCATCCAGCGCGAGCGTTTCGTCGAGCAGGCCAAGCTGGCCGCGCGCGGTGACGTCGAGGCGATGCCGGTCGACGAGGAGTTCCTGCGCGCCCTCGAGCACGGCATGCCGCCGTCGGGCGGAATGGGAATGGGCATCGACCGCCTGCTGATGGCCATCACCGGCCTCGGCATCCGCGAGACGATCCTGTTCCCGCTGGTCAAGTAG
- a CDS encoding DUF4192 family protein, with protein sequence MTTIIHATHPAEFLGLVPALAGFTPRQSLVLLPFQGSRTRGAMRIDLPVDGADADDFAHAALQALLQVQNVDATALVAYTDTPAQSVPDGMLLPHLATVEAVLDVATQAGLRIVEALCVTPDGWSDYLAEDPALHPLDSIPRPDGVPGLGDVSGDQTAGADLPPSNLVEREQVGRALRELEHILEQHRLGQGHTLGTQNPLALITAEDVLDDLPAFAEGLLESPSGDDAYGCAALLWCVNRPVLRDAVLVQWATDLAMGEYALDAQLQFAAGAGAVPDAVGQIFLGKGPRPDADRLGCALQVVRSAAARAPRGAKVGALTAAAWLAWALGRSSHAGAYIDQALAIDPEHSMASLISTMLSAGMLPEWALKPAT encoded by the coding sequence ATGACCACGATCATCCACGCGACACATCCCGCCGAGTTCCTCGGCCTCGTCCCGGCCCTGGCCGGCTTCACTCCACGGCAGAGCCTGGTGCTGCTGCCGTTCCAGGGCTCGCGCACGCGCGGCGCGATGCGCATCGATCTGCCCGTCGACGGCGCAGACGCCGATGACTTCGCGCACGCCGCGCTACAGGCGCTGCTGCAGGTGCAGAACGTCGACGCGACAGCCCTGGTCGCCTACACAGACACCCCGGCCCAGTCGGTGCCCGACGGGATGCTGCTGCCTCACCTGGCCACCGTCGAGGCTGTGCTCGACGTCGCCACGCAGGCCGGGTTGCGCATCGTCGAGGCGCTGTGCGTGACACCCGACGGATGGAGCGACTACCTCGCCGAGGACCCGGCGCTGCACCCGCTCGACAGCATCCCCCGCCCCGACGGCGTGCCGGGCCTCGGCGATGTCAGCGGCGACCAGACCGCCGGCGCCGATCTGCCGCCCAGCAACCTGGTCGAGCGGGAACAGGTGGGCCGCGCGCTGCGCGAGCTCGAACACATCCTGGAACAGCACCGGCTGGGCCAGGGCCACACGCTCGGCACGCAGAACCCGCTGGCCCTGATCACCGCCGAAGACGTGCTCGATGACCTGCCCGCCTTCGCCGAAGGGCTACTGGAATCGCCCTCAGGGGACGACGCCTACGGCTGCGCGGCGCTGCTGTGGTGTGTGAACCGCCCCGTGCTGCGCGACGCCGTACTGGTGCAGTGGGCCACAGATCTGGCCATGGGCGAGTACGCGCTCGACGCGCAACTGCAGTTCGCGGCCGGCGCGGGCGCGGTTCCCGACGCCGTCGGGCAGATCTTTCTCGGCAAAGGCCCGCGCCCCGATGCCGACCGGCTGGGCTGTGCTCTGCAGGTCGTGCGCTCGGCTGCCGCCCGGGCGCCACGCGGGGCCAAGGTCGGCGCGCTCACCGCGGCCGCCTGGCTGGCGTGGGCTTTGGGCCGGTCGTCGCATGCCGGCGCATACATCGACCAGGCCCTGGCCATCGACCCCGAACACAGCATGGCGTCGCTGATCTCGACCATGCTGTCGGCGGGGATGCTGCCCGAATGGGCCCTGAAGCCTGCTACTTGA